From the Acinetobacter wanghuae genome, one window contains:
- a CDS encoding putative oxygenase MesX, with product MSQKFACSIKRIRFDEHYAPANNTRLTTNFANLARGESRQENLRRTLAMINNRFNSLATVDNPKGDRYSLEIDIISAEIDIEGNGETFPFIETLKSTVIDHQTGERIEGMIGNSFSSYVRDYDFSVVLPTLGYKTDEKPEDFGDLHGKLYLHLINSAVFKAEFKKQPVICLSVSTTKTYYRTANTHPVLGAEYTNNDDSRTDEYFKKMGLSVRYFKPKHANAPLAFYCAGDLLRDYTDFELISAIATMESFQRIYRPEIYNTNSPAGVIYQPSLSYGDYSLTRIVYDRVERGQLAVKQGKWTEENFIKPYKDILDEWAANFQVTAAQKDAA from the coding sequence ATGAGTCAGAAATTTGCATGTTCAATTAAACGCATTCGCTTTGATGAGCATTACGCGCCAGCGAATAACACTCGTTTAACAACTAACTTTGCCAATTTGGCACGTGGTGAAAGCCGTCAAGAAAATCTGCGTCGGACTCTGGCAATGATCAATAATCGCTTTAATAGTTTGGCCACTGTTGATAATCCAAAAGGTGATCGTTATTCACTTGAAATTGACATTATTTCGGCTGAAATTGATATTGAGGGCAATGGTGAAACCTTCCCGTTCATCGAAACACTGAAAAGCACCGTCATCGACCATCAAACAGGTGAACGTATTGAAGGCATGATTGGCAATAGCTTCTCATCGTATGTGCGTGATTATGACTTTAGTGTGGTCTTGCCAACATTGGGTTATAAGACGGATGAAAAGCCCGAAGACTTTGGTGACTTGCATGGCAAGCTATATCTACATCTTATTAATTCAGCGGTGTTTAAAGCTGAGTTTAAAAAACAGCCTGTCATTTGCCTAAGTGTTTCCACCACTAAAACGTACTACCGTACTGCGAATACCCATCCTGTATTGGGTGCAGAATACACCAATAATGATGATTCACGTACCGATGAATATTTCAAAAAAATGGGTCTCAGTGTTCGTTATTTCAAGCCTAAACATGCTAATGCACCACTGGCATTCTACTGTGCAGGCGACTTACTCCGTGACTACACTGATTTTGAGTTGATCAGTGCGATTGCGACCATGGAAAGTTTCCAACGCATCTATCGTCCTGAAATTTACAACACAAATTCACCTGCAGGCGTGATTTATCAACCAAGTTTAAGCTATGGCGATTATTCTCTCACCCGTATTGTTTATGACCGTGTTGAACGTGGTCAGTTGGCGGTCAAACAAGGCAAATGGACAGAAGAAAACTTTATCAAACCCTATAAAGACATTCTGGATGAGTGGGCGGCTAACTTTCAAGTAACCGCTGCTCAGAAAGATGCTGCTTAA
- a CDS encoding TIGR04086 family membrane protein produces the protein MYEEKIVIPNRISWASVFAGVIAVLAISMLLSLLGVALGFALLDPESATDVGNGSGTAVTIWTIISLLISLGIGGFIAGRLATTDGYIHGFLVWALSLLVGIWFGAMTINNAARITGSAISSVTSAAGSVATGIGKGGVNLASLGTQAFEELVPLPEFKDGDVKLTEALQKTGIEELQPQYLKAQGEWAKDQIKASAKDLVLNPDDSDKIIQQLSNTLKNRAQAVTASIDRDEVSEALAKNTSLTPQEADQAVNNYLVQQNEFFNNLDSNIQKAKVQYVQAKEDAKEKAAVATNAAAKSCTLVIYWIVYRLIGDGVCR, from the coding sequence ATGTATGAAGAAAAAATTGTGATTCCAAATCGTATTTCATGGGCCAGTGTTTTTGCGGGTGTAATTGCAGTCCTTGCCATTTCCATGTTGTTGTCTTTATTGGGTGTAGCGCTCGGTTTTGCCCTTTTAGATCCTGAATCTGCGACCGATGTGGGCAATGGTTCAGGCACAGCAGTAACCATTTGGACCATTATTTCCTTACTGATTAGTTTGGGCATTGGTGGTTTTATTGCGGGTCGACTTGCAACGACGGATGGTTATATTCACGGTTTCCTCGTTTGGGCATTGTCTTTATTGGTCGGTATTTGGTTTGGTGCAATGACCATCAATAATGCGGCACGTATTACCGGCAGCGCAATTAGCTCTGTGACTTCCGCTGCGGGAAGTGTTGCAACGGGTATTGGTAAAGGGGGAGTTAATCTTGCAAGCTTAGGTACACAAGCCTTTGAAGAGCTTGTGCCATTGCCTGAATTTAAAGATGGTGATGTGAAACTGACCGAAGCTTTGCAGAAAACCGGTATTGAGGAATTACAGCCACAATACTTAAAAGCACAAGGTGAGTGGGCGAAAGATCAAATTAAGGCATCTGCGAAAGATTTGGTTTTAAATCCAGATGATAGCGATAAAATTATTCAACAATTGTCTAATACCTTGAAAAATCGTGCTCAAGCAGTCACAGCTTCAATCGATCGTGATGAAGTCAGCGAAGCGCTTGCTAAAAACACCTCACTGACACCACAAGAGGCGGATCAAGCAGTCAATAATTATCTTGTTCAGCAAAATGAGTTTTTCAATAACTTGGATAGCAATATTCAAAAAGCAAAAGTTCAATATGTTCAAGCCAAAGAAGATGCAAAAGAAAAAGCAGCTGTTGCAACCAATGCTGCTGCTAAAAGCTGCACTTTGGTCATTTATTGGATTGTTTATCGGCTTATTGGTGACGGTGTTTGCAGGTAA
- a CDS encoding MFS transporter, which produces MSSPQISKLTFATLLFPLALVLFEFAVYLGNDLIQPAMLGVTRDFGVSSAWAPSSMSFYLLGGGCIAWLMGPLSDRIGRKKVLLAGALFFAVMCIAILFTQNIQSFLTLRFLQGMGLTVISAVGYAAVQENFEERTAIKVMAIMGNMTLFAPLLGPLVGSLLIDQVSWHWGFIGIAFLAVLGWLGLKIAMPADQKANLVQKPMNSIFADFKKVFKNKQFVVMTLALPLACLPIMLWIALSPVMLVENLGFSGMQYGLAQIPVLGALILGSVILVKIVDKYPLGQTILFGLPTMLVGALIILAGLFMADYFVWTLIIGMTIMSFGEGICFSVLYRLAMMSSDVSKGTVASAMSMIMMFTNFIVLELSRMLFESYALVAFSLCCLALILLWFTLPRAMLKKVMQERQAKQQF; this is translated from the coding sequence ATGTCTTCCCCACAAATTTCTAAACTCACCTTTGCCACGTTGTTGTTTCCTTTGGCATTGGTTTTATTTGAGTTCGCTGTCTACTTAGGCAACGATTTAATTCAACCCGCAATGCTGGGTGTTACACGTGATTTTGGTGTCAGCAGCGCTTGGGCGCCATCGTCTATGTCGTTTTATCTTTTGGGCGGTGGTTGTATTGCTTGGCTGATGGGTCCGTTGTCGGATCGTATTGGACGCAAAAAAGTCTTGCTCGCTGGTGCACTATTCTTTGCGGTGATGTGCATTGCCATTTTATTCACACAGAATATTCAAAGTTTCTTAACCTTACGTTTCTTACAAGGCATGGGTTTAACTGTGATTAGTGCGGTGGGTTATGCTGCGGTACAAGAAAACTTTGAAGAACGCACTGCAATTAAAGTCATGGCGATTATGGGTAATATGACTTTATTTGCACCATTGCTTGGGCCTTTAGTCGGTTCACTGTTGATTGATCAAGTGTCTTGGCATTGGGGCTTTATTGGTATTGCCTTCTTAGCGGTATTGGGTTGGTTGGGTTTAAAAATTGCTATGCCGGCAGATCAAAAAGCCAATCTAGTGCAAAAGCCAATGAACAGTATTTTTGCTGACTTTAAGAAAGTTTTTAAAAATAAACAATTTGTTGTCATGACGCTTGCTCTACCCCTAGCATGTTTACCTATTATGCTGTGGATTGCACTTTCACCTGTCATGTTGGTGGAAAACTTAGGCTTTAGTGGCATGCAATATGGTCTAGCACAAATCCCAGTTTTGGGCGCATTGATTTTGGGTAGCGTGATTTTGGTCAAAATCGTGGATAAATATCCACTGGGTCAAACGATTTTATTCGGTCTACCGACCATGCTTGTCGGTGCATTGATTATTCTGGCTGGTCTGTTTATGGCGGATTATTTCGTCTGGACATTGATTATTGGTATGACCATTATGAGCTTTGGTGAAGGCATTTGTTTCTCAGTACTGTATCGTTTAGCCATGATGTCATCAGATGTATCTAAAGGAACGGTTGCCTCTGCAATGTCGATGATCATGATGTTCACCAACTTCATTGTGCTTGAATTATCACGCATGTTGTTTGAATCGTATGCATTGGTGGCATTCAGCTTATGTTGTTTAGCATTGATCTTACTGTGGTTCACTTTGCCACGCGCAATGCTGAAAAAAGTGATGCAAGAACGTCAAGCCAAACAACAGTTCTAA
- a CDS encoding methylenetetrahydrofolate reductase C-terminal domain-containing protein, which translates to MSQLVTYFAKNQFCVLVEYLCTQKEILPVRHTFAGYPALMTLADRVHADDDLAPILAAKAYPKDIEKVLHFAGKGRDIADFEQFLKRAKTLGQQNLLLLTGDKLKSHQNGEGILPRTRYLESVNAVVAAKQEEGFCIGVAFNPFKYAEAERDAQYLKLHKKIKAGTDYIITQLGYDLSALKQAKAFLNEHAYTQKILACVMPLTFGRANFMLKQQVAGIVITPHIFNLLQEEKAAGLTDRVYERCALQILICQHLGFAGIHLSACHQPEEQMRLEGYIEQYRHLNLSELEQRWNTLWQVKTGQEFYPELTSYSRLASKRDILKYQHLHLMHDVIFDSRVGKGVGRFIFQSKFWQGKAAAQALLKTEFISKHAVLGCESCGQCRLGDTLYICPETCPKGLANGPCGGTSLDRCEFGDRECIHSVKARLAKAVHQTDILKKKLIPTVPIDVRGTSSWKNWYTDAVG; encoded by the coding sequence ATGTCTCAACTTGTAACTTATTTTGCGAAAAATCAATTTTGTGTTTTGGTGGAATATCTGTGCACTCAAAAAGAGATTCTGCCCGTACGTCATACATTTGCAGGTTATCCGGCATTAATGACCTTAGCGGATCGGGTGCATGCAGATGATGATTTAGCACCGATTTTGGCGGCAAAGGCTTATCCGAAAGACATTGAAAAAGTCTTACACTTTGCAGGAAAAGGTCGAGATATTGCGGACTTTGAACAATTTTTAAAACGTGCGAAAACGCTAGGACAGCAGAATTTACTCTTGCTTACAGGCGATAAACTCAAATCGCATCAAAATGGCGAGGGTATACTGCCTCGTACCCGTTATTTAGAATCCGTGAATGCTGTGGTGGCTGCGAAACAGGAAGAGGGCTTTTGTATTGGCGTGGCATTTAATCCTTTTAAATATGCCGAAGCGGAACGTGATGCACAATATTTAAAACTGCATAAAAAAATTAAAGCAGGCACTGACTATATTATTACTCAATTGGGCTATGACTTAAGTGCATTAAAACAAGCGAAAGCCTTTTTAAACGAACATGCGTATACGCAAAAAATCCTGGCGTGTGTGATGCCACTGACGTTTGGTCGTGCGAATTTCATGTTGAAGCAGCAAGTGGCAGGCATTGTCATTACCCCGCATATTTTCAACCTATTACAAGAAGAAAAAGCGGCAGGATTGACGGATCGTGTTTATGAGCGTTGTGCGTTGCAGATTCTGATCTGTCAGCATTTGGGCTTTGCAGGCATTCATTTATCAGCGTGTCATCAACCTGAAGAACAAATGCGTTTAGAGGGTTATATTGAACAGTATCGCCATCTTAATTTAAGCGAACTTGAACAGCGTTGGAATACACTGTGGCAGGTCAAAACAGGGCAAGAATTTTATCCTGAGTTGACCTCATATTCACGCCTTGCGAGTAAACGTGACATTTTAAAATATCAGCATTTACATCTGATGCATGATGTCATTTTTGATTCCAGAGTGGGTAAAGGCGTGGGGCGTTTTATTTTTCAATCCAAATTTTGGCAAGGAAAAGCGGCTGCACAAGCATTACTCAAAACAGAATTTATCAGTAAACATGCTGTACTTGGCTGTGAAAGTTGTGGTCAATGCCGTTTGGGCGATACGCTATACATCTGTCCAGAAACCTGTCCGAAAGGTTTGGCCAATGGACCCTGTGGTGGTACGAGTTTAGACCGCTGTGAATTTGGTGATCGTGAATGTATTCACTCGGTTAAAGCACGCTTAGCGAAAGCAGTTCATCAAACTGACATTCTTAAAAAGAAATTGATTCCGACTGTACCCATTGATGTTCGTGGCACCAGTTCGTGGAAAAATTGGTATACCGATGCTGTGGGTTAA
- a CDS encoding DcaP family trimeric outer membrane transporter → MKFYNVAFMLLGSTVISTAYADQTVTTEIEKLKSEIAELRQMLLIQQISETHRETKQDQKLPTVNKWQSKSGAEISLYGFIRGDVAYQFEGAKGMFNSINSVALEGDPNKKSTEDRLDSTLTTTRIGLDFKAPIQNADIGGKVELDFRGGSDKDTVRLRHVYMTYNNWLIGQTTSTFLSTETSPEMLDFNTPLGGGTTRTPMVRYTDKLNNNTQYFVALEKGNDENRLPAATAKLSHKFAEGAGLVTARGLLQEVRVRDLDDETELGWGIGLGVNYKPVNQLILNANYSHVSGDNKFLLATSDNKRYIQHGNNIELIDFDAFTLGATYKFAPQIRSTLGYGSVIYDGNNANGNDHLQQGWLNVMYNPVKPITFGMEYVYGKRETVEGKTGNDNRIEIMAKYDF, encoded by the coding sequence ATGAAATTTTATAATGTAGCTTTTATGCTTTTGGGTAGTACGGTTATTTCTACAGCATATGCTGATCAAACAGTAACTACAGAAATCGAGAAATTAAAATCAGAAATTGCTGAACTCAGACAAATGTTACTGATTCAACAAATCTCTGAGACACATAGAGAGACGAAGCAGGATCAGAAACTGCCAACAGTAAATAAATGGCAGTCGAAATCTGGTGCAGAAATCAGCTTATATGGTTTTATTCGGGGGGATGTCGCTTACCAATTCGAAGGTGCTAAAGGGATGTTTAATAGCATCAATAGCGTAGCACTTGAAGGAGATCCCAATAAAAAATCTACTGAAGATCGTTTGGATTCGACATTAACAACTACCCGTATAGGCTTGGATTTTAAGGCCCCAATTCAAAATGCAGACATTGGTGGTAAAGTTGAACTCGATTTCCGTGGTGGTTCCGATAAAGATACTGTCAGATTACGTCATGTCTATATGACTTATAACAATTGGTTAATCGGGCAAACGACATCAACTTTCCTATCGACTGAAACTTCTCCTGAAATGTTGGATTTTAATACTCCACTTGGAGGAGGCACGACACGTACGCCAATGGTGCGATATACGGATAAATTAAATAATAATACACAGTATTTTGTCGCATTAGAAAAAGGTAATGATGAAAACAGATTACCTGCTGCTACAGCAAAATTGAGTCATAAATTTGCTGAAGGTGCTGGACTAGTAACCGCACGAGGACTTTTACAAGAAGTACGGGTACGTGATTTGGACGATGAGACAGAGTTAGGCTGGGGGATTGGCTTAGGGGTAAACTATAAGCCTGTTAATCAGCTGATTCTGAATGCTAATTACTCGCATGTATCAGGAGATAATAAGTTTTTATTGGCTACATCTGATAATAAACGCTATATACAGCATGGTAATAATATTGAACTAATTGATTTTGATGCATTCACATTAGGTGCAACCTATAAATTTGCTCCCCAAATTAGGAGCACTTTAGGTTACGGCTCTGTGATTTATGATGGTAACAATGCTAATGGCAATGATCATCTACAACAAGGTTGGTTAAATGTCATGTATAACCCAGTCAAACCAATTACGTTTGGTATGGAATATGTCTATGGTAAACGTGAGACAGTTGAAGGTAAGACCGGAAATGATAACCGTATAGAGATCATGGCAAAGTACGATTTCTAG
- a CDS encoding DUF4116 domain-containing protein: MNSEVYARISYADWLYQLQHDGLLLKYIPHQDIKLCTEAVKNNPRALKYVHAQNDEMCLQAVSSCGDTLKYVKNKTDEICLKALENEGLAIRYINSPTEQMFWTAVKQNGFALKFIKHQNKFLCRTAVFNNPYAIKYVQDKTQEICLLAVRADGNTLQYIPQPTDLICEEAVRSKPEAIKYIYDPSDYILRLALKKKLYVIRYVKECHEGIWLDAIQKNSSVIKFLKNKNEKLMIHAIRQNPTSIKYLDEQPEHLCRLAISLDYEAIAAVKYQTESLCLYALSKSRHAINFIKQKYKSEIVKNKYLELYGG, encoded by the coding sequence ATGAATAGTGAAGTATATGCACGGATTTCTTATGCAGATTGGCTCTATCAGCTGCAACATGATGGCTTGCTTTTGAAATATATCCCACATCAGGATATCAAGCTATGTACAGAAGCAGTTAAAAATAATCCCAGAGCACTTAAATATGTACATGCCCAAAATGATGAGATGTGCTTACAGGCAGTTTCCAGTTGTGGCGATACGCTCAAATATGTAAAAAATAAAACTGATGAAATCTGCCTGAAAGCTTTAGAAAATGAAGGTTTAGCAATTCGCTATATTAATAGCCCAACAGAACAGATGTTTTGGACTGCTGTGAAGCAAAATGGTTTTGCACTTAAGTTTATTAAGCATCAGAACAAATTTCTTTGTAGAACAGCAGTTTTTAATAATCCCTATGCAATTAAATATGTGCAAGATAAAACTCAGGAAATATGTCTATTAGCTGTTCGAGCTGATGGGAATACATTGCAATATATTCCTCAACCTACTGATTTAATTTGTGAAGAAGCGGTTAGATCGAAGCCAGAAGCAATCAAATATATTTATGATCCAAGTGATTATATTTTAAGACTTGCGCTTAAGAAAAAACTTTATGTTATTCGATACGTAAAAGAATGCCATGAAGGCATCTGGTTAGATGCAATCCAAAAGAATTCATCAGTCATCAAATTTCTAAAGAATAAAAATGAAAAATTAATGATTCATGCCATTCGGCAAAATCCAACTTCTATTAAATATCTAGATGAACAACCAGAACATCTTTGCAGATTAGCCATTTCTTTGGATTACGAAGCTATTGCAGCAGTGAAATACCAGACAGAAAGCCTATGTCTGTATGCACTTTCAAAATCTAGGCATGCAATTAATTTTATTAAACAAAAATATAAAAGTGAAATTGTAAAAAACAAGTATTTAGAACTGTATGGAGGATAG
- a CDS encoding AbrB family transcriptional regulator has translation MKKIISNAKGLAIALIGAVLAKYTHIPLPWLLGPLLAALLMGSIGQPLSCHPHWRKGGQIIIGMALGLYFTPALVQAIVSYWTFILLGILWSLVLGTMLAVLQYRINGLDWATAWFSSAIGSASEMVNIAEQYHAQVDKVVAAHSLRIVILVVLVPIFMGLYFQAEWSNLVVQDTEYYGFFQVLVFFLLALCAGKVFHYFNLLNAWILGPLTILGLLSFFGILQLRFPEWFIALGQLCIGWSLGSKFPFSFLKNSKKFIGLTFLFNLLGLALSIIFALLLIRLSHADAQILILGLSPGGIAEMSLMAKALGLAVPIVVAFQLSRLIFVILTIRFFYQRSLQLFFKSIDKS, from the coding sequence ATGAAAAAAATAATATCGAATGCCAAAGGATTGGCCATTGCCCTGATCGGTGCAGTTCTTGCGAAATATACCCATATTCCCTTGCCATGGCTGCTTGGGCCTTTGTTGGCTGCATTACTCATGGGCAGTATCGGACAGCCATTATCTTGTCATCCTCATTGGCGCAAAGGCGGACAGATCATTATTGGCATGGCACTTGGTCTTTATTTTACTCCAGCCTTAGTACAGGCAATTGTATCCTACTGGACTTTTATCCTGCTTGGTATTCTTTGGTCACTGGTGCTCGGTACTATGTTGGCTGTTCTGCAATATCGGATTAATGGCTTAGATTGGGCAACTGCATGGTTTTCATCTGCAATTGGCAGTGCCAGTGAAATGGTCAATATTGCTGAGCAGTACCATGCACAGGTCGATAAAGTAGTAGCTGCACATAGTTTGCGCATTGTGATTTTGGTTGTGCTTGTCCCAATTTTTATGGGACTTTATTTTCAAGCCGAATGGTCTAATCTAGTCGTACAGGACACTGAGTACTATGGATTTTTTCAGGTTTTAGTGTTTTTTTTACTGGCTTTATGTGCTGGTAAAGTTTTTCATTATTTTAATCTCCTCAATGCTTGGATTTTAGGACCATTAACGATCCTTGGTCTTCTTTCATTTTTTGGTATTTTACAATTGCGTTTTCCAGAGTGGTTTATTGCTTTGGGGCAGCTTTGCATTGGATGGTCATTAGGCAGTAAATTTCCATTCAGCTTTCTAAAAAACAGTAAAAAATTTATAGGACTAACTTTTCTATTCAACCTATTGGGATTGGCATTATCTATTATTTTTGCCTTGCTATTGATTCGCTTAAGCCATGCTGATGCCCAAATTCTGATTCTAGGGCTATCTCCCGGTGGAATTGCTGAAATGTCCTTAATGGCGAAAGCCTTAGGACTCGCTGTGCCGATTGTAGTGGCTTTTCAGCTTTCACGCCTGATTTTTGTGATTTTAACCATACGCTTTTTTTATCAACGCAGTCTTCAACTGTTTTTTAAATCTATAGATAAATCTTAG
- a CDS encoding tripartite tricarboxylate transporter permease: protein MEVLNFLMVGFEVALQPQNLLIAFIGAFIGTIVGLLPGLGPINGVAILLPFAYALGLPVDSALILLAAVYLGCEYGGRISAILLNVPGDAGAIMTTLDGYPLAQQGKAGIALSLSSVSSFIGSTIAFIGIVLFAPLLAKWAIAFGPAEYFALMVFAIVCLTGLVSTQPFKTLIMALMGLGLSTVGMDAITGVYRFTFNSVGLSDGIAFTTVVIGLFSISEILLLLERTTIGKVVLKQSKRSLFNIKEFFSALATIIRGSLIGFFSGILPGAGASVASAMAYTTERKMARDNSQFGKGDLRGLAAPESANNAAACGSFVPMLTLGVPGSGTTAVMMGALMMYNITPGPQLFTEQPTLVWALIASLMVGNIILLVLNLPLVGFFARMLSIPSYILIPIIATVSFVGVYAIHSTIFDLLLCMGLGIVGYVLRKFDFPLAPLILGFVLGELMESNLRRALSISQGELSILWSSNISIGLWVMSALLLILPIVRKYLFIKKNQA, encoded by the coding sequence ATGGAAGTATTAAATTTTTTAATGGTGGGATTTGAAGTTGCCTTACAGCCTCAGAATCTCCTCATTGCCTTTATCGGTGCATTTATCGGAACGATTGTAGGTTTATTGCCAGGTCTAGGCCCGATCAATGGTGTAGCGATCCTGTTACCATTTGCCTATGCACTCGGCTTACCTGTAGATAGTGCCTTAATTCTCTTGGCAGCAGTTTATTTGGGTTGTGAATACGGTGGCCGTATTTCAGCAATTCTACTGAATGTACCAGGCGATGCTGGTGCGATTATGACCACGCTAGATGGCTATCCACTCGCACAGCAAGGTAAAGCAGGCATTGCACTATCACTGTCATCAGTGAGTTCTTTTATTGGTAGTACGATAGCTTTTATTGGAATCGTGCTATTTGCGCCATTATTGGCGAAATGGGCAATTGCTTTTGGCCCAGCTGAATACTTTGCATTGATGGTCTTTGCTATTGTTTGCTTAACCGGATTAGTCAGTACGCAGCCATTTAAAACCTTGATCATGGCGCTGATGGGTCTAGGCTTATCTACGGTAGGGATGGATGCTATTACTGGTGTATATCGCTTTACTTTTAACAGTGTCGGTTTGAGTGATGGTATTGCCTTTACTACTGTAGTGATTGGTCTGTTTAGTATCAGTGAAATTCTTTTACTGTTAGAACGTACCACCATTGGTAAAGTTGTGCTTAAACAAAGTAAACGTTCGCTATTTAATATTAAAGAATTCTTCAGCGCGTTGGCGACTATTATTCGTGGTTCATTGATTGGTTTCTTCTCAGGGATTCTTCCTGGAGCGGGTGCTAGTGTTGCTAGTGCGATGGCTTATACGACTGAACGTAAGATGGCACGCGACAATAGTCAATTTGGTAAAGGTGACTTACGTGGTCTTGCAGCACCAGAAAGTGCCAACAATGCAGCAGCATGTGGTTCGTTTGTACCGATGTTAACGTTGGGTGTGCCTGGTTCAGGTACAACTGCGGTCATGATGGGTGCATTAATGATGTATAACATCACCCCAGGCCCACAACTATTTACTGAGCAGCCAACATTGGTTTGGGCACTAATTGCATCTTTGATGGTCGGTAACATTATCTTACTCGTACTCAACCTTCCATTGGTTGGTTTCTTTGCTCGTATGTTGAGTATTCCAAGTTATATTCTGATTCCAATTATCGCGACAGTTAGTTTCGTCGGTGTATATGCAATTCACAGCACCATCTTTGATTTGTTACTGTGCATGGGGTTAGGAATTGTAGGTTATGTACTCAGAAAATTTGATTTCCCATTGGCACCGCTGATTTTAGGATTTGTCTTAGGTGAACTGATGGAATCGAACTTACGTCGTGCACTTTCTATCTCTCAAGGTGAGCTAAGTATCTTGTGGAGCAGTAATATCAGCATAGGACTTTGGGTGATGTCAGCATTGTTACTGATTCTACCAATCGTACGTAAATATCTGTTCATCAAAAAAAATCAAGCTTAA
- a CDS encoding tripartite tricarboxylate transporter TctB family protein: protein MMKFERILTGIIAVCGLFLLIYACSFEAPISYDPVGPKAFPILLMGLITASAVYLTVRPAIMFEPIELGWTKHLLGKLVLCAITLTVYAVIFEWFGFIVATLLMTIAVGKLFNGKTIPVAITGLLLSTCTYYLFDRVLDVPLPLGFFG, encoded by the coding sequence ATGATGAAATTTGAACGTATTCTTACGGGCATCATTGCAGTCTGTGGATTATTTTTACTGATCTATGCATGTAGTTTTGAAGCTCCTATCTCCTACGATCCTGTAGGACCGAAAGCTTTTCCAATTTTGTTGATGGGTTTAATTACAGCGAGCGCGGTTTATCTGACAGTGCGTCCAGCTATTATGTTTGAACCGATTGAACTTGGTTGGACAAAGCATTTGCTCGGTAAACTCGTATTGTGTGCAATAACCTTGACCGTGTATGCAGTTATTTTTGAGTGGTTCGGCTTTATCGTTGCAACCTTACTCATGACCATTGCAGTGGGCAAACTTTTCAATGGCAAGACAATTCCAGTAGCGATTACAGGTTTGTTACTCAGTACATGTACTTACTATTTATTTGACCGTGTACTAGACGTGCCATTACCACTCGGATTCTTCGGTTAA